The uncultured Celeribacter sp. genome includes the window GCGGCGGTCTATGCGACGCAGGCCGGTTTCACGCTGGCGCAACTGTCCACCTTTGTTGCTGCGATCTACATCGGGGCGGTGGCGCTGCAATTGCCGATTGGCTGGCTGTCGGACCGGATGGATCGGCGCAAGGTCATTTTTGCCGCCTCCGGCGTCGGGGCAGTGGCGACGGCGCTGGGGATGATCGCACCGGCCTCCTACAGCATTGCGCTGCTGGTGGCCTTCGTGGCCGGCGGCATGGCGAACCCGCTCTATTCGCTCCTGATCGCCCACACCAACGATTATCTTGAGCCGGAAGATATGGCGGCCTCTTCAGGCGGGCTTTTGTTCATCAACGGCGTTGGCGCGGTGGGCGGCCCGATCATCGCCGGTTCGATGATGAGCGGCATCGGTCCGCGCGGCTATTGGCTTCTGCAGGCGATCCTGATGGGCGTCGTCGCGCTCTATGCGCTCTGGCGGATGTCGCGCCGTGCCGCGATCCCGGTGGAAGACACCTCTTCTTATGTGGCGATCATGCCGTCGGCTTCGCCGGTGGCGGCTGAGGTGGCGCAGGAGGTTGCGATTGAAATGGCTGAGGAAGAGACCGAAGAGGGGGCTTCGGGTCATGCGGAACAAAACACGTCATCGTGAGTTGAGTTGCCATGAGTTCATTCACGCCCGCGTGGCCTGGTGCGTGAAAGCAACAATTGAAAATGTGACGCCGCGTCCCTGTTAATGAACTTGCGTCGAGCTTTGTGAAATGTAACCGTTTTACAAAAGCTCATGCGGCCGAAAGGAGCAGACGATGGCGCAGACGCACGGAACAGAGAAAACCCCGGACCAGATCTTGGCTTTTTGGCTGGATGATCTGACCCCTGAAGAGTGGTATGTGGCTGATGAGGCGCTGGATGCGCGCATTCGTGACGAGTTCTTGACCACTTGGCAAAAGGCGCAGGAAGGGGCCTATTCGTTGTGGCTGACCTATCCCTCCGGGGCGCTGGCCTATATCATTCTAAACGATCAGTTTCCGCGCAACATGTTCCGTGGTGAGGCCAAAGCTTTCTCGTCTGATCGTACTGCGCTCGCGGCGGCAAAAGCCGCGATCGACAAGGGCTGGGACATGCGTATCGCTGCCCCGGCGCGGCAGTTCTTTTACCTGCCCCTGATGCATTCGGAATGCCTGACGGATCAGGATCGCTGTGTGCGCCTGATGTTTGACCGGCTGGACGAAGCCCCCTCCAACCTTCTGCATGCGCAGGCGCACCGCGAAGTGATCCGCCAGTTCGGACGTTTCCCGTATCGCAATGCGGCGCTGTCGCGGGCGACCACCGATCGGGAAAGCGCGTTTTTGCAGAACGGTGGCTACCCGGCCATCCTGCGTGAGTTGCAGGCAGTTGCCGCCTGACGCCAGATCAACGTTTTTTATCGAAAGGCTGTCTTTCCCCAGCTATGCGCTGGGTGGGAGGCAGCCTTTCTGCTGTGTGCATTATGGATCGTTGCTCCGATTTTTCAGTTAGTTTAATATCAAACTAATTCGGATTGCTTTCCATTTGCGATGTGGCGCGGTTCGCGCTATCGATCATGCAAAGGGGCGCGGCAGCGATCCGCGCTTTTCGGGTGTGTCCCTGATGCCCGCTCTGCGGCACTCTGGGGAAGGCACCTCAATTCTGGTTTCGGGAGGACTACATGTCTGACACTTCTTTCGATCTCGTCGTTATCGGGGCTGGTCCGGGCGGCTATGTTGCTGCCATTCGTGCCGCGCAGCTGGGCCTCAAAGTGGCCTGTGTCGAGCGCGAAAATCTGGGCGGGATCTGTCTGAACTGGGGCTGTATCCCGACCAAAGCGCTGCTGCGGTCTGCGGAGGTCTATCACAACATGCATCGGGCCAAGGAATTCGGCCTGTCGGTTGAAAAGATCGGGTTTGATCTGAATGCGGTCGTGGACCGGTCGCGCAAGGTGGCCGCCCAGATGAATGGCGGGATCAAAAGTCTGTTCAAAAAGAACAAGGTCACCGCGATCATGGGTGAGGCCAAACTGGCCGGCAAGGGCAAGGTTGAGGTCAAGACCGACAAGGGCACCGAGGCCCTCACCGCCAAGAACATCATCGTTGCCACGGGCGCACGGGCGCGCGAATTGCCCGGGCTGGAGGCCGATGGCGATCTGGTCTGGACCTACCGTCACGCGCTGAAACCGTCGCGCATGCCCAAAAAACTGCTGGTCATCGGCTCCGGCGCGATCGGCATTGAATTTGCCAGTTTCTACAACACGCTTGGCGCTGATACGACCGTCGTCGAGGTGATGGATCGCGTGTTGCCAGTGGAAGACAAGGAAATCTCCTCCTTCGCCAAGAAGTCCTTTGAAAAGCAGGGGATGACCATCCGCGAAAAGACCACGGTCAAGAAGCTCGACCGGGCCAAGGGCAAAGTCACTGCGCATCTCGAATATGATGGCAAGACCACCACGGAAGAGTTTGACACGGTGATCTCGGCGGTCGGCATCGTCGGCAATGTCGAAGGGCTGGGCCTGGAAGAGGCGGGCGTCAAGATTGACCGCACCCATGTGGTGACGGATGAGTTCTGCCGGACGGGCGTTGAGGGGCTCTATGCCATCGGCGACATCGCGGGCGCGCCCTGGCTGGCGCATAAGGCTTCGCATGAAGGTGTCATGGTGGCCGAACTGATCGCAGGCCAGAAACCGCATCCGATCAAACCGAATTCGATTGCTGGCTGCACCTATTGTCATCCGCAGGTTGCCTCTGTGGGCCTCACAGAGGACAAAGCCAAAGAGGCGGGCTATCAGATCAAGGTCGGTAAGTTTCCCTTCATCGGCAATGGTAAAGCCGTTGCGATGGGCGAGGCCGAAGGCCTGATCAAGACCGTTTTTGATGCAAAAACCGGCGAGCTTCTGGGCGCGCATATGGTGGGGGCGGAGGTCACCGAGATGATTCAGGGCTATGTCATCGGGCGTCAGCTTGAGACCACAGAAGAAGACCTGATGGAAACCGTCTTCCCGCACCCGACCATGTCGGAAATGATGCATGAGGCCGTGCTGGCCGCCTATGGGCGTGCGCTGCACATCTGAGGGCCATCGGACCTGAAAGAACTGTTTTTCAGTTAAGACATTGGCAAGCGTCTGCGGAGATTATTCGCAGGCGCTTTTCTTGTCTTATGCCAATGGGCAGTGTTTTGCCGACGCCGCCGAAGTGTTCGGTCTTGTTTGCGCAAACATGAAAATTTGTGACTCCGATGTCGTAAAAGCGTCAGATTTTTGCGTCAAAACTGAGTGGGAACTGGTTGAAAGATGTGCCATTTTGATGGTCTTTTGGGCGAAACGACTGATTGACCATGGTGGGGCTGCGTTCACAAATGACGAGAAACCCGCCATCGGCCCGGAAAGAAATGACTAGAAACCATGCACTCCTCACATCTCCATCCCTTGGAATGAGAGCGCAGCTTGCTTTCGATTTGGGAAGGGTCTTAGCTGAAGAGAGCTCCCAGAGGCGAAAGTCTCCCAATTTCTCACATAGTTAAGGTGATACATGGCGCCCAGATCCCTCTCCCCCACTTCCAGTTTTCGCGACGCATTGTTGCAGCATCTTACCTATACGATGGGTAAGGATCCGGAGCATGCGCAGTTTTTCGACTGGCGCATGGCGCTGAGCCATGCCGTGCGCGACCGGATCGTTGACCGTTGGGTGGCCTCGACGCGCAAAATCTACGAACAGGACGGCAAGCGCGTCTATTATCTGTCGATGGAGTTTCTGATCGGCCGACTGCTGGAAGATGGCATCGTGAATCTGGGACTTGCTGAAGAGGTCAAAGAGGCGCTCGACAGCTTTGGTATGGATTACAACACCATCCTGATGGATGAGCCGGACGCGGCATTGGGCAACGGCGGGCTGGGGCGTCTGGCCGCCTGTTTCCTTGATAGCCTGTCGACCATCGGCTGCCCGGCTTACGGCTATGGCATTCGCTATGAAAACGGTCTGTTCAAACAGTCCTTTGTGGATGGCCGTCAGGTGGAAAGCCCGGAAACCTGGCTGCAGGAGCCGCACCCGTGGGAATTCGAACGCCCCGAGGTGCGCTTCACGCTCGGTTTCGGCGGGGATGTGATTTCCGAAAATGGTAAAACCGTCTGGA containing:
- a CDS encoding DUF924 family protein, encoding MAQTHGTEKTPDQILAFWLDDLTPEEWYVADEALDARIRDEFLTTWQKAQEGAYSLWLTYPSGALAYIILNDQFPRNMFRGEAKAFSSDRTALAAAKAAIDKGWDMRIAAPARQFFYLPLMHSECLTDQDRCVRLMFDRLDEAPSNLLHAQAHREVIRQFGRFPYRNAALSRATTDRESAFLQNGGYPAILRELQAVAA
- the lpdA gene encoding dihydrolipoyl dehydrogenase, which produces MSDTSFDLVVIGAGPGGYVAAIRAAQLGLKVACVERENLGGICLNWGCIPTKALLRSAEVYHNMHRAKEFGLSVEKIGFDLNAVVDRSRKVAAQMNGGIKSLFKKNKVTAIMGEAKLAGKGKVEVKTDKGTEALTAKNIIVATGARARELPGLEADGDLVWTYRHALKPSRMPKKLLVIGSGAIGIEFASFYNTLGADTTVVEVMDRVLPVEDKEISSFAKKSFEKQGMTIREKTTVKKLDRAKGKVTAHLEYDGKTTTEEFDTVISAVGIVGNVEGLGLEEAGVKIDRTHVVTDEFCRTGVEGLYAIGDIAGAPWLAHKASHEGVMVAELIAGQKPHPIKPNSIAGCTYCHPQVASVGLTEDKAKEAGYQIKVGKFPFIGNGKAVAMGEAEGLIKTVFDAKTGELLGAHMVGAEVTEMIQGYVIGRQLETTEEDLMETVFPHPTMSEMMHEAVLAAYGRALHI